GATTCTCATTTGAATTTTTGCCATCTCCCCACGACCACTCCAAGAATGGACGAAGACATTTTCAAAATGTCTTCTATGGAAGGCCTAAAGTTGGGATTTTCAGGTTTCAAAACGATTTTATCATCTTGAATGTACAAACGTCGTATCATAAATTTTTCGCCCTTCCATAAGATCAGATCGCCATCCATAGCGGGTCCCTTTCTTATCAGCGCCACATCGCCTTCGGAAAGCACAGGCTCTTCTGAATCATCTGGCATTATGAACCCATAAGAACATTCCGTCCACGCCGGAAGCTTTATGTGTTCCACAGGTCTATTTGCTAACAAAGATTTTTCATCGTAAACAGGTATGTCCTTTAAAGGATA
The DNA window shown above is from Mesoaciditoga lauensis cd-1655R = DSM 25116 and carries:
- a CDS encoding helix-turn-helix domain-containing protein; this translates as MISSFSSRLKALRMKKHLSQKALGKILGLSDKTISAYENGRNTPDFQTLIKISRVFNVSVDYLIGATDSESSSTTFKEYPLKDIPVYDEKSLLANRPVEHIKLPAWTECSYGFIMPDDSEEPVLSEGDVALIRKGPAMDGDLILWKGEKFMIRRLYIQDDKIVLKPENPNFRPSIEDILKMSSSILGVVVGRWQKFK